Genomic DNA from Phyllopteryx taeniolatus isolate TA_2022b chromosome 10, UOR_Ptae_1.2, whole genome shotgun sequence:
ccttgaggatgttgatggaaaagtacagagaaggtcagaaggagctccattgtgtctttgtagatcttgagaaagcctacgacagagtacccagagaggaactgtggtactgcatgcggaggtctggagtggcagagaagtatgttagaaaaatacaggacatgtatgagggcaacagaacagtggtgaggtgtgcatcagggatcagcctcgAGCCCCTTCCTGCTTGCAGTGGTAATGgacaggctgacagatgaggccagactggaatccccgtggaccatgatgtttgcagatgacgtcgtctgcagtgaaagcatcagtctaacctcatccgttagcctatccatcaccactccaaacaggaaggggctcagggccgatccctgatgcactcccacctccaccttaaattcgtctgtcacaccttcagcacacctcaccgttctgctgccctcgtacatgtcctgtattattctaacatacttctctgccactccagacttccgcatgcagtaccacagttcctctctgggtactctgtcataggctttctctagatcgacAAAGAcccaatgtagctccttctgaccttctgtactttcccatcaacatcctcaaggcaaataatgcatctgtggtactctttctaggcatgaaagcatactgttgctcgcaaatactcacttctgtcctgagtcgagcctccactactctttaccataacttcattgtgtggctcatcaactttattcatctatagttccgacagctctgcacatcacctttgttcttaaaaatgggcaccagtacacttttcctccattcctcaggcatcttctcacgcactagaattctattgaacaagctggtcaaaaactccacaggaatgtcatcaggaccaacagcctttccatttttcatcctctttcatgcctttctaacttcccccttactaatcattgccacttcctggtccaccacacttgcctcttctactctcccttctctctcattttcctcattcatcaactcctcaaagtattctttccatctagctagcacactactggcaccagtaaacaaatttccatctctgtccttaatcaccctaacctgctgcacatccttcccatctctctccctctgtctggccaacctgtagagatccttttctccttctttagtgtccaacctggcatacatgtcctcatatgcctcttgtttggcctttgccacttctacctttgccctatgtcgcatctcaatgtattcctttcgcctctcctcgttGCTCTgtttcccacttcttcttagctaacctttttccttgtatgatttcctgtcctgtgaggttccaccaccttgtctccttctctcctgcttgcctctctgatcaccttggctgcagtggtcctgTCTTCTgaaagctcctcccgtccaccgagagcctgtctcacctcttcccgaaaagctgcataACACTCACACCAATACATCcttttaattgacttttttttttgcggtggACAGACTTATTATATATGAAATATTGTATCAAGGTTTGTTTACTTGGATAATCATGGTTTTCTAGCCATAATTATTAACTCAAATGACAAGTAAAGAACTTTTGGTAACAATTCAAATGTGTTGGGCTGgatgttcattgtcattgtccatGGTGCTGGAATTGCTTGGAGCTGACAATTCAGACATACAAATGAAGTTGTAGCAGCTATTCGACCTCGTTCGTTCTTCTTTTTGACTGCGTTTTCTATTCGCTGAAATCAATTTCCTCCGTAGTTATGTATTAACACCTTATTTTCGTGgttgtattgttgtttaaaGTTCAGGTATAACATCTGTCTCAACATTTGTTCATGATGTCATACCTTCTGTTGATTTTTGAAAATAGTCTGGattcaaatttgaaaacattctttccaatcaaaataaaaatatctgttAATGACATATTagtctattttttaaattcaacttaGAAATAGTGCATTTTTTAgttggaaaggggagaaggagctTTGGTGGTGAAACCTCAAAGTAAAGAAAATCattcaaggaaagaggttagctgagaagaagtggaacactgagGGGAGGAGAAATGAATACATTGAGACGCGATGTAGGGCAAAGgtcgaggtggcaaaggccaaacgaggcatatgatgacatgcatgcccagttggacactaaagaaggagaaaaggagaagTACCcagtggtactgcatgcggaggtctggagtggcagagaagtatgttagaataatacaggacatctATGAGGGCAACaggacagtggtgaggtgtgacagaggaggtggaggtgggagtgcatcagggatcagccccgagccccttcctgtttgcagtggtaatggatgggctgacagatgagattagactggaatccccgtggaccatggtgttcgcagatgacgtcgagatctgcagtgaaagcagggagcaggtggaggaacctTTAGGAAGGTGGATACCAATACGTTCCTTTTAattgtcctttttaaaaaaaaaaaaaaacattttccgcGTACagatttattacatatgaaatattttatcaaGGATTGTTTATTTGGATAATCATAGTTTTCTAGCCATGATTAtgaaccaaaatgaaaagtaaagAACCTTTGGTAACAGTTAATATGTTGGGCTGGatgttcattgtcgttgtccaTGGTGCTGGAATTGCTTGGAGCTGACTATTCAGACATACAAATGAAGTTGTAGCAGCTATTCGACCTCGTTCGTTCTTCTTTTTTATCTGCGTTTTCTATTCGCTGAAATCAATTTCCTCCGTAGTTATGTATTAACACCTTATTTTCGTGGTTGTATTGTTGTTTGAAGTTTAGGTATCATATCTGTGTCATCATTCTCAATATTTGTTCATGTTGTCATaccttttgttgattttttaaaaatagtctgGATTGAATATTGAATGCATTCtttccaaacaaaataaaaatatcagttaagtatatatgtattttttaaaattaaaacttttgcaaaagaaaacgctatttatgaaattattttaacatcatCTTGAgataaatatttttgtccagcatttttttcacattgtcatattggtaaaatagaaaatgtaaacAACCCGATTCCAAAAGCGTTAAGTACAACATCCAATTGTCCAGTCTtgctattttgttattttgtggccccagattattaaaaataaaaaaattaaaaaaaagcagtttccgTTGGCAATCACATGGAGGTGCACTACCGCCAAAATGCTCTGAGCGCCGCTCGTGCTACGTCATTGAATTCGAAGGAAACTCGTCCGTGCAGCAGTCCTCCTCTCGGACTCCTTTTCGAGCTTCGCAGACGAGAAAGACGACGCTCTGCTCGCCATTCGACGAGGAACGTTTTCCGTGGATTCTCGTGTTTGATTCGGTTTTTATTGTCAAGGATTCCTGTCGGTGTTTGGATATTTTCGGATCCGCGATGGAGCGTCTGTGGATGCGCGCTGTCAGAGGCCGATGGCGCACACTGTTTGTCGTTCTTTGTCTCTGTGAGCTGCGCTCCGTGAGCGGACAGGCTCGCTATTCCATACCGGAGGAGCAGGCGGAAGGCTCTTTCGTGGGGAACATTGCGAGAGATTTGGGCTTGGATGTGGCCAGACTAGTAGCAGGTAAAGCTCGTATTATTAGCAAAGGAGGCCGACAGTATGTTGATTTCAAGCGAGACAAAGGCACACTTGTCATTCAAGAGCGCATCGACCGAGAGGAGCTTTGTGGAAAGACGACGCCCTGCAGCTTCACTTTCGACATCATTTTAGAAAATCCCATCCAACTTTATCGCGTGACAGTGGAGGTCGTGGACATGAATGACAACAGTCCGTCCTTCCCTCAGTCGGAAATTCATTTGGAAATCGCTGAAAGTGTCGCATCCGGGGCGCGTTTCTCACTCGAGAATGCGGATGACCCAGATGTTGGTATTAATGACATTCAAAAATATGTTCTTAAGCCTTCAGATCATTTTAAATTGGAAGTACAAAATCAACCAGATGGAGCCAGATTCATGGAAATGGTTTTAGAGAAGCCTTTAGACCGAGAACAGGAGGAGAGTCTGACACTCATGCTGATTGCGTCAGATGGTGGCGAGCCACATCGGTCAGGGACGGCGAGAATTCAAATCACTGTGCTGGACGCAAACGACAACGCGCCAGTGTGCACTCAACCTGTTTATAAGGTCGATGTGCGAGAAAATTCACCTGCAGGAACCTTGATCGCGACTGTGAGTGCAAGCGACGCTGATGCTGGCCTCAATGGTGACGTCACATATTCCACTCGTTCTACCAAAGACACAGAGCAGGTTTTtgatgtaaatgttaaaactggAGAGATTAAAGTTTCAGGTAAATTAGATTTTGAGAAATCGAAGAGTTATCAGTTAAACGTCCAGGCTAGAGATCACGGAGGATATACAGACACGTGTAAAGTTTTCATCAACATAATTGATGAGAACGACAACGTCCCCACAATCAAGTTGATGTCCTTTTCTCAGTCCATACCTGAGGATTCTCCCCCAGGTGCAACCGTGGCTGTTTTTAACGTGAATGATGACGACGCTGACGGCAACGGTGTTGTCAAGTGTGCCATTAACGCTGACGTCCCGTTTAAAATCGAGTCTTCATTAGCGGGTTACTACACCATAGTGACCGAAAACTTGTTAGACCGGGAAAGCGTCCCCGAATATAACGTGACCATCACAGTGTCCGACCAAGGCTCTCCGCCTCTGTCTAGTAGTCAAAACGTCAACGTTCAAATATCCGACGTGAACGACAACCCGCCCGAATTCCATCAGTCGGAATACAGGAAGACCGTAGCAGAGAACAACCCTCCCGGTTTTTCCGTCTTGACCGTCAGTGCCGGTGACGCGGACTGGGGCCGGAACGCTCGAGTGTCTTACTTCCTGGAGGAGAAAGAAGTTCACGGAGCAGCCGTGTCTTCTTTTGTCTCGGTCCATCCGGAGAGCGGCGTCGTCCGCGCGCTCCGATCCTTCGATTACGAACAAATCAAGTCGTTCGACTTCAACGTGAGCGCCCGCGACTCCGGATCCCCTTCCCTGAGCTCCGCGGCCGCCGTTCGCATCCTGATCCGGGACCAGAACGACAACGCCCCTCAGGTCCTGTACCCGGTCCAGCCGCACGCCGAAATGGTGCCTCGTTCGGCAGACGCGGGCTATCTGGTGACTAAAGTGGTGGCCGTGGATGTGGACTCTGGACAGAACGCCTGGCTCTCCTATAAAGTGCAGCACAAATTTGGGGGCGCAGACAGGGGGGCGCTGTTTGAAGTGGGCCTCCACAATGGAGAAATGCGAACTGTCCGCCAAGTGACTGATAAAGATGCTGTCAAACAAAGACTGACTGTCGTAGTGGAGGACAACGGGCAGCCCTCTCGTTCGGCTACGGTCGCGGTCAACGTGGCGCTGGCGGACGGCTTCTCCGAAGTGCTGAGGTCGGAGTTCGCCGACGACTTTAGCGAGGACTACGACGACCGGCTGACTTTTTACTTAGTCTCGGCTTTGGCCGCGGTCTCCTTCCTCTTCGTCGCCTGCTTGCTGCTTATCGTGTCGCTCAAAGTGTACAGGTGGAGACGGTCTCGCGTCCTGTACCGCTCCGACCTCCCCGTCATTCCGTATTATCCGCCGCGCTACTGCGACACTTTGGGGACGGCGGGGACGCTCCCGCACGTCTACAATTACGAGGCGTGCGCCGCCGCCAAGAGTCACGTGACGAACACGCAAGCCGTGAGTCAAAGTTTAGTGAGTGTGGACGGAGCGGACGCTGACGTGCCGCACGGCGGCGAGCAGACGTCGGGGAACTGCTCTCGGATGTCGACTTTGGTGAGTCAATTGTTTCTCTGTTTCATGACTTTTACTGCTTCTCGAGGTTGTATGACTTGTTTTGCTTTATGTTGCTGAAAGGTTGATGTTTTGAACTTAATGCAAATCTTGTAACTGagcaaaattgtgaaaatatttgttgatGCTCGGTTGACTTTGTAGTTTGTCAATTTGCTTACTTACAAGCAGGGCTTGACATTTGCTTTTTTGGCCAGTGGTTTCCCAGAGGTACTAACCCTCAGGCATTTTTACTCGCTTCACTTTTAATGTTATGTTTTATATGATCACAGCTTGATTAAAGAactacaacagccaatcatagtgtagcggcgcgtgtcctggagccagtaa
This window encodes:
- the LOC133485150 gene encoding protocadherin beta-16-like gives rise to the protein MERLWMRAVRGRWRTLFVVLCLCELRSVSGQARYSIPEEQAEGSFVGNIARDLGLDVARLVAGKARIISKGGRQYVDFKRDKGTLVIQERIDREELCGKTTPCSFTFDIILENPIQLYRVTVEVVDMNDNSPSFPQSEIHLEIAESVASGARFSLENADDPDVGINDIQKYVLKPSDHFKLEVQNQPDGARFMEMVLEKPLDREQEESLTLMLIASDGGEPHRSGTARIQITVLDANDNAPVCTQPVYKVDVRENSPAGTLIATVSASDADAGLNGDVTYSTRSTKDTEQVFDVNVKTGEIKVSGKLDFEKSKSYQLNVQARDHGGYTDTCKVFINIIDENDNVPTIKLMSFSQSIPEDSPPGATVAVFNVNDDDADGNGVVKCAINADVPFKIESSLAGYYTIVTENLLDRESVPEYNVTITVSDQGSPPLSSSQNVNVQISDVNDNPPEFHQSEYRKTVAENNPPGFSVLTVSAGDADWGRNARVSYFLEEKEVHGAAVSSFVSVHPESGVVRALRSFDYEQIKSFDFNVSARDSGSPSLSSAAAVRILIRDQNDNAPQVLYPVQPHAEMVPRSADAGYLVTKVVAVDVDSGQNAWLSYKVQHKFGGADRGALFEVGLHNGEMRTVRQVTDKDAVKQRLTVVVEDNGQPSRSATVAVNVALADGFSEVLRSEFADDFSEDYDDRLTFYLVSALAAVSFLFVACLLLIVSLKVYRWRRSRVLYRSDLPVIPYYPPRYCDTLGTAGTLPHVYNYEACAAAKSHVTNTQAVSQSLVSVDGADADVPHGGEQTSGNCSRMSTLVSQLFLCFMTFTASRGCMTCFALCC